TCGTCCGGCATTCCTCCCATCAGGCTAGCAACTGTGCAGATGCGCGAGTCCTTCGAGGCAAGCGACAGCGATAGAAATCCACCCAACGAAACGCCGAGCAGTCCGATGCGCTGCGAATCGACCTTCGGATGCCTCTCGGCAAAGCTGATCGCGTCGGCAATCGTAGTCAGCCACGTCTGGAAATGAGTGCGAATTCCAGAGTAGCTGGCATGACTGGTTCCGGTCGCGTCAAAGTAGTGCACGAAAAAAACGATGTAGCCAAAATTCGCGAGTTGCTGGGCATAGTCGCCAACAAACGAACTTACCGGCCCAGAAGAGCCGTGAATCACCAGCAACGCGGGAAAGGTCCCAGAACGCTGCGGCTCGTAGAGCACGATGCCTATGTTCCTACCTTGAGAACTATATGAGAGCACTACGTGATTAGACGACCCAGGTCGAGCGCGAGATACAGAATTGCTGGTTAGCCTGGAGCTGAATAAAAGCGCAGATGCTCGATTTGGTCTAAGCCGTGGGAGCGGAAAAGCGCGATTGCGAAGTCCCGACAAAGCAGATGTGAAGCGCGACTCTTAGTCACTGCCAAGAAGTGAGCCCGAAGGGCCTTGCTCCATAGGCTATGTTCGCGGAGTGGCAAACAGCCAACCATATGACCCGCTCAGAAGATATGGGTTCGGTTTCGATGCGAAAATATCGGTAGTGCCTTCCTCTCTTCTGCTCTCCGTTCAACAATCCGCAACAGCCGCGGGATTCGAGCGTGTCGGCCTGGCTCCGGCGAGCCATCCAGAGATGCGCGAGCTGGATCGCTTCGCCGATTGGGTCGATGCTGGATATGCGGGGGAAATGGAGTACCTGAAGCGGCGCAGCGAGTCCGGCAAATACAAGCGCAGTGCGCTCGAGGAGGCGCTGCCTTGGGCGAAGTCAGTGATCGTAGTTGCGATGAACTACAACCCGGCCGCACCGAAATCGACTGAACCGGCGGCCCGAACTCAGGGCTGGATCTCGCGTTATGCGCTCAGCCCTCGCGATTACCACGACACAGTGTTGGGCTCGTTGCGCAAAGTCGAAGCTACTTTGATCGAGGAGCAACGCGCTGCAGGAGAGGAAATCATTACCCGCGCTTACGTCGATACCGGTCCGGTGCTTGAGCGCGTTTACGCCAAGTACGCGGGCATCGGCTGGATTGGCAAGAACACCTGCATCATCAACCAGGAACTTGGCTCGTGGATTTTTCTCGGCGTCATCGTCACATCAATACCGTACTCGGCGTTCGTTCCCGATCAGAAACTCGACATTGCTCCCGACCGCTGCGGACGCTGCACGCGCTGCATCGATGCCTGCCCGACCGACGCGCTGATCGGCCCTCATCAACTCGATGCATCGCGATGCATCGCATACTTCACGATCGAGAAGCGCGGCTCGATTCCCGAATCGGTACGCGGGAACATTGGCAGGCACGTGTTTGGGTGCGACATCTGTCAGGATGTATGTCCGTGGAATCGCAAGGTTCCGGTTGCCACGAACGCCGGTTTCGAAGCGGACGCTTCTTTGATCAATCCTGATTTATCGGAGCTGTCGCAAATGTCTGCCGAACAATTTCGGAAGCGCTTCCGCGGCTCACCAATCTCGCGCGCGAAGTATTCAGGTTTTCTTCGCAATGTGGCTGTAGCAATGGGAAACAGCGGATTGCAGGAATATATTCCTGCATTGGAACGACTGGCGCTAAGCGAGGATTCAGTAATTGCAGAACATGCGGTTTGGGCACTCGCTCGCTTGCGTGGGCTAAATTCAGAGTCGCAGCAAGAGGAAACTGTCGCCGCTCAGTAGTTCGCGTTGCTATGCGAGCTGAGCGCGAACGAATCTCCTCGTAGCTTCGCTGCTGACACCGTACACCGCATGAGCCAGGATTTCGTAGGTGAGTTCGGTTGGCGATCGCTTCGTAACAGGTTGCGAGAGGCCCATTGCGGGCAGGACCGTAGCGTCTGCTCCCGCCCAAAGACCAAGCCCATGTAACAGCCCATATCCTGTTCGCGCGATCTTCAGATATTCACTGGAAATTCCGTAGATGCCGCCCATCAGGGTGCCGAAGGCAAAGTGAACGGCATAGCTGGCCGGCTCTTTTTCGCTTTTTCCCAAGTCACGGTGAAGAGTGGCCTCGGAAATTTTATTCGCCACCTTTACGGTGGAGGGTTCCTCTTGCTGCGATTGATCGGAGTTTTTTGATTCCTCGCTCCCATTCTTCCGATTGAGTTCCTGCTCTGCCTTCGACCAGCCAGTCTGGAAGAGCGTCATTGCAGCCGTGCCGGCCAGTCCGGCTGCCAGGCCGGAAACGAATCCTTTCCATAAGACGTGGTGATTATCGAGTTCTTCATGCATGGCGCCCCCTACGTGTGCTTGGCTGCCTTTGGTTTGGTGATTGGCTGTTGGGACGTGTTGCCCTCAAAATCGATGATTTGGCGCTGAGAGCAAATCAGTGCACTAGCCCGAAGGGCGAATGTATTAGCCCACGTGCGTGAGCCGGCGGGTCAGCAATGTATTTGGTCGAACCCGAAGGGGGCGGCACTGAGTTTCAGTTGCCTATGACCGCAGAATCTCTATGCCGCCCTCCGGCTAACGCAGCTGCGGGCGGTAGTCCATCAAGAACCTTGGGGCAAGCCACAGCTTACGAATTCATTGGGCGCGGATTCACCGAGGTTCCGCTCCTCTGAAATACAAACTGGAGAACCCAGACATGAGCGTTGGGGCTGGCGAATTTCCAGTCTTGTGCTGCCTCAAGAGCGTGGTTGGCGAAATATCGGCTAGGCCCTGCGGACACGAATTCGGCCTTAGCGACGTTTCCTGCACGGTCAGTATGAACACGCACCGTGACTCGCACCTTTCCGTGAATCGTCTTCAGAGCGCTTGCTGTGACATTTGGCAATACCTGACGAACAATTTGCCCGGCTGAGGCGAATGACTGTGCTTGCCTTGCCGCACGATCTGCTGAATTGTGCCTTGGATTTGGTGAGGGTTTTTCCAGCGCTGCCCCGACAGGCTGATCGCCCAAGGAAACATTAGTAGCAGCAGGATGCCGGCGAAGCGTGCTCGCGGCGAGAATCGCAACCGCGATCACCGCAAGGAAGCCAACGGCATAGATGTGACTGCTGATCTCCTTGCGTGCCTTCACGATGATCTCAGCGCCAGCCTTCGCGATAATTTCCGACTTCTCCCTTAGCCTTTGCGTCTCGATCTTTATCTTTTGCTTATCCAGCTTCGGTCGCGCGGGAGCTGGAACTGGCGTCGGCTGGAACTTCGAAAGTATGTGAGAGACGGTCCAGCGCGATTTGGGATCGCGTCGTACAGAGTGGCTGGCGATTCCAGCGAATGGCTCGGGGATCCCGGCGGGCAATGTTGGTTCATTCTGCAACCGGTCTGTCCACGCGGGCAGACGTCGCGTGAGTGACTCGCACAGAACAACGCCCAGGGACCAAACGTCACCGGCGGGCGAGCAGCCTTCGCGCGATGCCTCTGGAGCATCGTAGGCAGGCCGGTTTTCACTCACACTGTCGATCACGCCGGGACGGCAGACGCTGTCAGTCGACAGCTTCAATTGCTCGCCGACCACGAGAATATTCGAGGGCCGCAGACGTCCGTGAGCAAAACCGTTTTCGTGAAGATATGACAGCGCCTCCAGGAGCGGCTTCGTCATTTCGCGCGCCTCGGCAGGTGTGAGAGCCCGCTCCGGCAGGATCTGTGAGAGTGCTTCGTCGGCAAACTCGGTGACAACGTACAGGAATTGCTCGTCAGCCACCTCGCACATTCCGGTCTCGAAGATCTGCAGCAGGTGCGGATGCGAGAGCTTGGACGCCAGCTTCAAGCGTGTCTCTTGCACATCGGCGTGAGGACCGGCGGCGATCAGCTTGATTACGGCTTTGCGCGAGAGATCGTCCCGCCATTCCGTGGCAAAGACCGCGCTGCGGTTGGACGCGCCGAGATATTGGCGCAACGGAAACTTTCCAGCGATAGTGCGGCCTTCCCACTGTCTGCCGTTTTCGAAGATGGTCTTGCCGCTCCCCACCTGAGCTGTTTCGAGCATAGCTACTCCACGTCGAGTTGAATCAGAACCTGAAATGTTCCGGACGGTAGGCGCTTGCCCATTATGCAAGAACCGGGCCGAGGTTTCGAGAAGAAGTTGCAGCACGAAAGGGAAATGTCGGGCAATCCGGGGAAGGTTCGGTGCAAGTCAGCACCTCCTTAGGGCCCGCCGGCTCCCTACAGAGCTAGTGAATCCTGTCGTCCATGTCCGCTCGTAACCCTTTGCGGGGCTACTTGTAAACTTGTGAGCTATGGACGTCGTGTTTGGAATCCATGCCGTGGAAGAGGCATTACGGGCGCGGAGCCGCTCGCTCGATCATCTGGAGGTCGCGCGCGAACGCCACGACCAGCGATTGCAGTCGGTGATCGACCTGGCACGAGAGGAGGGAGTTACGGTCCGGTTCGTTCCTCGGGACCAACTCGATCGCCTGGCTCGGAGCAAGTCGCATCAGGGCGCAGTTGCCGTAGTTGCTGCGAAGGAATATGTCGGACTGGACACGCTGCTCTCAAGCAACAGCAGCCAAACTTTCATTTTGGTGCTCGACGGAATCGAGGATCCTCACAATCTCGGAGCGCTCATCCGAACTGCAGACGGAGCCGGAGCGAGCGGGGTAGTCATTCCGGAACGCCGATCTGCAGCCGTGAATGCAACTGTCGCAAAAACCTCGGCGGGAGCTTCGGAGCATGTGAAGGTCGCTCGCGTGGTGAACCTGGCGCGGGCGCTCGATGAACTGAAGGAAAAAAACGTGTGGATTGTCGGGCTCGATGAGCGCGGAGAAAAGAGCTATGACGATGTCGACTACAACATGGATTGCGCCGTTGTGCTCGGCGCTGAGGGTCACGGCCTTCACGATCTGATCCGCAAAAAATGCGATTACCTGGTTTCGATTCCGATGGCAGGCGAGGTTCCTTCTTTGAACGTCTCAGTTGCGGGGGCGGTGGTGATGTACGAGGTCGCACGCCAGCGTCGAGCTAAGGCTCAGGATTCAACAGAAGCGAAACACGAAAAGGCGCGCAGAGGATTAGGTTCGTGAAAGTTGTTCGCCTGTGCGCCGTGCTGCTGTGTCTCATGGCTGCCGGTGATACGCAGCAGAAAACGACCCCCGACACTCTCGATCGTAATACTTTCACATTCCTGAATTGGAACTTGAATCTACGCATCGAGCCTGCCTCTGAATCGTTATCTGCACGGGGGAAGGTCACCCTTCGCAACGACAGTGAGCGGCCACAGAAGCGCGCATCATTGCAGATTTCTTCGTCGCTGCATTGGGCCTCTGTCCGGTTAAACGGAGCTGTTCTTCCGTTCGTTACTGAGCAGGTCCGCTCCGATCTCGACCACAGCGGCAAAGTCCAGGAAGCTGTTGTCAATCTCCCCGCTGCGGTCGTTCCTGGAGCAGCGATCGACCTCGAAGTTGGATACAGCGGTACCGTGTCGCTGGACACTACACGCCTAGCGCAGATCGGTGTTCCGCTCGAAGTGCGCACCGCGACCGACTACGATCGCATCACTCCAACATTCACGTGCCTGCGGGGAGTTGGGCACGTTCTCTGGTTCCCTGTGTCGCTGGCACCAGCGCTGCTGAGCGACGGCAATAAAGTCTTTGAGGAAACCAGCGCCTGGGCTGTGCGGCACAGTACTTCCGCGATGAATCTCGCGATCGGCACGACAAACAATCCTGCTTCTCGCGAATGGAACGGAAACGCCCAGCAAGTCCTGTACGAATCTATGGGAGGAGTTTCAAACACGGATTTGGTTTGGAAACATTTGGGTCTCGCAGGTCCCGTGTTGATCGGAGGGAAATTGGAAGAGTTGGCCGCGACGAGCTCTCCCCAACTTCCATTCAACATCAGCTTTTTCCCGCAGCACGAAAACGAAGCACAAGATTATGCGCGAATAATTCGTGACACGCCTTCGATGGTCGTAGGACGAGGCAAAATTCCCGCGACTCTCATCGAACTTCCGGAAGAACAAGATTCAACTTTCGAAGCCGACACCATGCTGCTCACTGCTCTCAAGCCAATTGACCGGAAGTCGCTCGAGGTAACGCTTGCGTATCAACTGGCGCACCAGAGTCTATGGTCGCCGAGAGCCTGGATTTATGCGGGCGCGGCGCACTTCGCACAGGCGCTCATGCGCGAGCGGCAGGACGGTCGGGGTGCCGCCATCTCGTACATGCAGCAGCGCCTCGCGCCGTTGACGCTCGAGGACAGCGGCGCTTCTGATGTTCTGAAGAGCAACAGTTTGGTGAATACGACGAGTGAAGTTTTCTACCGCACGAAGGCGATGTATGTCTGGTGGATGCTGCGCGAGATCGTCGGCCAGCGCGCTGTGCTCGATGCCTTACAACAATATGATCCTGACGCAGACAAAGAGCCTTCGTACATGCAGAAACTGCTCGAAAAGAACTCGCACAAAGATTTGGAATGGTTCTTTGACGATTGGGTTTATCAGGATCGCGGACTGCCCGAGTTCACAATCAGCAATGGATATGCGCGGCCCAGTCTGCAGGGCATCTTTCTGGTATCAGCGACCATTGAGAACCAGGGTGGCGCGGCGGCGGAAGTTCCGATTATCGTTCACACACAGAACGGCGATGTGCCAAGCCGCATCCGTGTGCCTGCGCATGGCAAGACTGCTTTGCGGGTGGAGGTCAGTAGCAGGCCTTTGGACGTTACGGTGAACGATGGGAGCGTGCCTGAGGTGGATCGGACGGACAATACGACGAGTGTGAGGATTGGAGCGCAGTGACAGGTGCGAAAAACACAAGATGTTTCGACTCCGGTTTCCCGCGCCCGCCCCACCGAGCGCAACTGCAGCGCTCGGCGGGGCCCCGGAAACGCGCGGGAGCCCTCCTCCGCTCAACATGACAGACGTGGGCTCCCCAGAACGCGAGAAAAGTCAATTAATGTCGAACTGCTCCTGATGCAGCAAGGGATCGCTTTTCACAATGATGGTTTTGCCTGTTAGTTCTTCCATCTCCTGCAGCCAGCGGGCGCTGTTTGCTTTTAGCGCTTTTACCACTTCGGGATTTACGCGCAGCATTACGTCGTGGCGCTCCAGGTTGCGGGACATCTTGCGCATCTCGACGTAGATCTCGTTGCAGACTGTCTGCACGCTTTTGATCATTCCCGTTCCGGTACAGTAGCTGCACGCTGTTGAGAGCGTGCGTTCTAGCGACTGCTTCACGCGCTTGCGCGTGATCGCCACCAGGCCGAAGTCGTTGAACTGCAGGACCTTGGATGGCGCGCGGTCACTCTTGAGCGCGTCTTCGAGGGCCTGCATGACTTTCTGGCGGTTCTTGCGCTCGTCCATGTCAATGAAGTCGATCACGATGATGCCGCCGAGGTCGCGGAGGCGAATCTGGCGAACGATCTCTTTGATCGCATCGATGTTGGTTTTAACGATCGTGTCTTCGAGACGCTGCGTTTTGCCGACATATTTGCCGGTATTGATGTCAATCGCGACCAGCGCTTCGGTCTGATTGATGACGATGTAGCCGCCGCTCTTGAGCCAGACTTTCGATTTAAGCGCGTTGTTGATCTCCTCCTGAATTCCGAACTGCTCGAACAGAGGAGTGTCTTTGGTGTACAGCTTCGCACGACGCACCATCGCAGGCTGGAAGCGTCCGAGGAAGCGCACGATGCGCTCGTACTCCTGCTCGTTATCGACCCAGATGCTGGTGAAGTTGCTCGTGACCTGATCGCGCAGAATGCGCTCGACCAAGTTCAGATCGTGATAGATCAGAGCCGGTGCCTTGCTGTTTTCCGAACGCGACTTGATGTCGTTCCAGAGATTGATAAGAAAACGCAGGTCGGAGCGCAGATCCTCTTCGCTGGCTCCTGCGGCTGCAGTGCGCACGATGAATCCCCCGTGTGCGCTTCCTTTTTCGCTGATCAGGATGCGCTTCAGACGCTGACGTTCTTCGTCCGAACCGATCTTGCGCGAGACGCCGACGTGATTGACGGTCGGCATGTACACGAGGAAGCGTCCAGGCAGCGCGATGTGGCTGGTGATGCGCGCGCCCTTCTTGGCCATCGGCTCTTTTGCGATCTGGACGAGAATCTCCTGGCCTTCTTTAAGAAGCTCGCTGATGGTCGGCTGAGATTCGCGCTGGATATTGCGGCGTCCGCGCATCGGACGACCACGACGGCCGCGGCGGAAGCGGTCTGGCGCTCCGCGCTCGGTGCGTTCGGTTCGCTGCTGGAATGCCGCTGTGTTTGCCGGTGCGCGAAGTTCTGCCCGACCTTCGTCGGCTTCAACCTCTGCCGATTCGGGAACAGATTCTTCTTCGCTCGTGGAGGTTTCGAGCGCCTGCTCTTCATAGGCCGTATCTTCCATGTCTGCGGCTTCAATCTGCGCAGGCGAGGCATTGCCATTTCCTGAGACAAAGCTCTCGACCTCTTCCCCGGAAGGCTGATCTTCCAGATCGGAAGGCTCGCCTTGCTGTAATCCGAGGCGCTGATTTACATGGGCTTCGCGAACCGCTTCAACGAGCTGCTGCGCGTTGTCGGCGTCGAGAGTTTCCTCTTCGAGTTCTTCATAGACCTCTTCATCCAGGTGCTCGCCAATGGGAAGGACGTCGCTTTCTTCTTCGTCGATCAATTCTTCTTCGACAACGCCCGAACCGAACTCATGGGACGGCTGCTCTGAGCGCTCTTGAATCTCGGGACTAAGTATTTCACCCGTAGAGACTGCTTCCCCCGAGCGAGATCCTTGGCCCTGCAGCGCATGTTCGACTCGCTCATCCGAGTCAGCGCGTTCTGGCTCGGTGTAGTGAACGTTTGCAGCGGTGGCATGATGCTCCGTGCGCACCTCTGGAGTTTCATGCTGAGTAAGGGTTTCCGCCTGCGAAGGTTGAGGCTCCCTTGCAGACTCGCTCAGCTGGGCGTGCTGCTGAGCGCTCTCCGGCTCCAAAGTGGAACTCTCGCGCCCTCGATATTTCGCGAGCGATTCGCCGGGAAGAGCGAAGACTGGCGGACCGGCAGGAGCGCTCTCTTCTTTTTTCTGGCTCTGATTCTCCTCACGACGGTTTGGCTTTTCCCAGCGCGATTCGAATCTCTTGCGAAAGCGCTCGAAGCGAGACGGCTGCCTCTCGGGTTGAGGTTCGGCGCTCGATTGTCCGCTGTCCCCGCCCCGGTACTTGGAGATCGACTCGCCGGGCAGGACCGAAATGGATGCACCGGGAGCCGGCTCGGGAATATGCGATTCCGAGATTACGTGCTCTGACGGGCGAATAGGCTCGGAAGAATGAGCCTCCGGTGCAGTCGCCAGTTCGTTTGCCGGTTCGGCTTCCACTTCGGCGTGACGGTACTTGGAAAGCGATTCGCCGGGCAGAATTACTTTTTCCTGTTCTCCACCTTCTGCGCTCTCTTCCCCTTCGAAGCTCTCGGTGGTTTCCGGCCCGCTTTGTTGGCCGCCTTGCTCCTGGAATCCCCCGCGTCCACGCCGCCGTCCACGGCGTCCACGCCACCGGCGCGGGCCGCGCTCAAACTGATCGGAAGATTGCTGATCCTGGGTTGAACCGTTCTCGGCACCTGCAGGTTTCTGCTCCTGCACTGCTGCGGATGCAGGCTGCGAACTCCGTTGCTGCGGCTCGCCGCGATCGGCTACCTGCTCGAAGTCTTCCTGATCTTCCTGCTCTTCGAGGAAGTCGGTTACGTACAAGAACGCGTCGCGCTCCAGTCCAATATCGACGAATGCCGACTGCATTCCGGGCAGCACTCGGGTGACGCGGCCTTTATAGATGGAACCTGCGAGCGTGTATTCGTTCTCACGCTCAAAGTAAATTTCAGAAAGTTGTTCGTCATCGACTACCGCGACTTTGGTTTCGTGCGGAGTCGTAGAAATGAATAGCTCTTTGGCCATGCTTGCTCCAGTAATGCGGCAAGCGAGATGCTTAGGAGGTCAGAACCCCTTTACGGAAGGGACCGGAGTGCAGCGCAGCATTGGGATCTTCTTGGGAACGAACGGGTAGGCGGGAATCCGAAGTGGTGTTGGATGGACTACTGCTTCGAAATCTTGAACCTATCGCGATCATGCTCGCGGCCTTGGCTGCAGATGAGAACTTGTGGCCGCTGTGCCGGAATCTGAACACATATCGCGGAGGCGATAGATGGATAAACCGGACGGGCCGTTACCCTGTCCTCTTGCAGACGTAAACTCTTAAGTCCTCTCCGGCTCGTCTCGATTGCCGGTGCCCTCATCTTCGTGGAGGGCTAAACGTAAATTCGTTGGCGTCCATCGGGACGCTAACACCAGATCGCCGATGCGATCCGGGTAAAACAAAAACTTGTGTGCCGGCCTGCCAGGGCTCCGGCTGTAAACCTCGGTCTAGTTCACGAACCTGCGCATGCGGATGTTATTCACAATGCCCAGAGCAAGGAACGTAAACAGAACCGACGATCCGCCATAACTCATCAACGGCAACGGGATTCCGGTCACAGGCATATAGCCTACGACCATGCCTACGTTGACGAGAATATGAAACACCAGGACCGCTACAACTCCCATGATAATCAAAGTTCCGGCACGGTCTGGAGCAGATTGAGCGTTTTGAATCAAACGCATCAACACGATGAAGTATAGCAGCAAGACGACCAGGCACCCCACAAACCCGTGCTCCTCGGCGAAGGCTGCGAAGATGAAGTCCGTATACGGGATCGGAATAAAGGCGCCTTGCGTCTGGCTACCCTTCATTGAACCTTTTCCGGTCAGTCCGCCGGATCCTACCGCGATCAGAGACTGCTGAATCTGATATCCGGAACCGCGCGGATCCGCTTCCGGCTCGCTGAAGCTGGTCAAGCGGGCTTTCTGGTATGGCTTCAAACCCCATCGCCAGACGGGATAAATCATCAGCGTCCCCAGCAGCAAGATGCTAATCGCGTGCTTGAACTTAATACCCCCTAAAAACAAAGCGCAGATAAGAACCGGAATATAGGTCAGCGAAGTTCCCAGGTCGGGCTGCTTCAGCACCAGTGCCATCGGCACGCCAACGATCAAAAATGCCTTCACGATGTCGCGCAAACCAACATCGCGTCCAGCTAAGTCGGAGAAGTACTTGGCCAGCGTCAATATCAGGACAAGCTTGATCCATTCCGATGGCTGAAAATGCTGACCTCCGGGCAGCTTGATCCAGCGCTTTGCGCCCAGCACGCGAGTTCCAACCGCGGCGACCGCCAATAATGAAAGAATCGATGCAATGTAAAACCAGTGCACGTTCTCCAGCAGAGCCTGATAGTTCACCATGCTGGCGAAGAACATCAGGATCAGTCCGCCGATGATCCAGTAAACCTGCTTGGTTTGGAATCCGACAAATTTCGTCTGCCGTGTAGCACTATAGATTTCGAAAGTGCCCACGGCGCAGATAATCAGGATGAACGCCAGAAGTATCCAGTCAAAATCGCGAAAAGAAATGAAGCGACGCATTAGTGAACCTTGGCCGGGATTGCGGGTGGCGGCACTACGAGCAAAGTAGCAGGGTCGACTGGCTTGGCTGCTGGAGCATGCGCAGGGATCTCCAGACTACCGGCCTGCAATTCGTCGG
This genomic interval from Terriglobales bacterium contains the following:
- a CDS encoding protein kinase; translation: MLETAQVGSGKTIFENGRQWEGRTIAGKFPLRQYLGASNRSAVFATEWRDDLSRKAVIKLIAAGPHADVQETRLKLASKLSHPHLLQIFETGMCEVADEQFLYVVTEFADEALSQILPERALTPAEAREMTKPLLEALSYLHENGFAHGRLRPSNILVVGEQLKLSTDSVCRPGVIDSVSENRPAYDAPEASREGCSPAGDVWSLGVVLCESLTRRLPAWTDRLQNEPTLPAGIPEPFAGIASHSVRRDPKSRWTVSHILSKFQPTPVPAPARPKLDKQKIKIETQRLREKSEIIAKAGAEIIVKARKEISSHIYAVGFLAVIAVAILAASTLRRHPAATNVSLGDQPVGAALEKPSPNPRHNSADRAARQAQSFASAGQIVRQVLPNVTASALKTIHGKVRVTVRVHTDRAGNVAKAEFVSAGPSRYFANHALEAAQDWKFASPNAHVWVLQFVFQRSGTSVNPRPMNS
- a CDS encoding DUF1440 domain-containing protein, producing the protein MHEELDNHHVLWKGFVSGLAAGLAGTAAMTLFQTGWSKAEQELNRKNGSEESKNSDQSQQEEPSTVKVANKISEATLHRDLGKSEKEPASYAVHFAFGTLMGGIYGISSEYLKIARTGYGLLHGLGLWAGADATVLPAMGLSQPVTKRSPTELTYEILAHAVYGVSSEATRRFVRAQLA
- the rodA gene encoding rod shape-determining protein RodA; its protein translation is MRRFISFRDFDWILLAFILIICAVGTFEIYSATRQTKFVGFQTKQVYWIIGGLILMFFASMVNYQALLENVHWFYIASILSLLAVAAVGTRVLGAKRWIKLPGGQHFQPSEWIKLVLILTLAKYFSDLAGRDVGLRDIVKAFLIVGVPMALVLKQPDLGTSLTYIPVLICALFLGGIKFKHAISILLLGTLMIYPVWRWGLKPYQKARLTSFSEPEADPRGSGYQIQQSLIAVGSGGLTGKGSMKGSQTQGAFIPIPYTDFIFAAFAEEHGFVGCLVVLLLYFIVLMRLIQNAQSAPDRAGTLIIMGVVAVLVFHILVNVGMVVGYMPVTGIPLPLMSYGGSSVLFTFLALGIVNNIRMRRFVN
- a CDS encoding Rne/Rng family ribonuclease; this translates as MAKELFISTTPHETKVAVVDDEQLSEIYFERENEYTLAGSIYKGRVTRVLPGMQSAFVDIGLERDAFLYVTDFLEEQEDQEDFEQVADRGEPQQRSSQPASAAVQEQKPAGAENGSTQDQQSSDQFERGPRRWRGRRGRRRGRGGFQEQGGQQSGPETTESFEGEESAEGGEQEKVILPGESLSKYRHAEVEAEPANELATAPEAHSSEPIRPSEHVISESHIPEPAPGASISVLPGESISKYRGGDSGQSSAEPQPERQPSRFERFRKRFESRWEKPNRREENQSQKKEESAPAGPPVFALPGESLAKYRGRESSTLEPESAQQHAQLSESAREPQPSQAETLTQHETPEVRTEHHATAANVHYTEPERADSDERVEHALQGQGSRSGEAVSTGEILSPEIQERSEQPSHEFGSGVVEEELIDEEESDVLPIGEHLDEEVYEELEEETLDADNAQQLVEAVREAHVNQRLGLQQGEPSDLEDQPSGEEVESFVSGNGNASPAQIEAADMEDTAYEEQALETSTSEEESVPESAEVEADEGRAELRAPANTAAFQQRTERTERGAPDRFRRGRRGRPMRGRRNIQRESQPTISELLKEGQEILVQIAKEPMAKKGARITSHIALPGRFLVYMPTVNHVGVSRKIGSDEERQRLKRILISEKGSAHGGFIVRTAAAGASEEDLRSDLRFLINLWNDIKSRSENSKAPALIYHDLNLVERILRDQVTSNFTSIWVDNEQEYERIVRFLGRFQPAMVRRAKLYTKDTPLFEQFGIQEEINNALKSKVWLKSGGYIVINQTEALVAIDINTGKYVGKTQRLEDTIVKTNIDAIKEIVRQIRLRDLGGIIVIDFIDMDERKNRQKVMQALEDALKSDRAPSKVLQFNDFGLVAITRKRVKQSLERTLSTACSYCTGTGMIKSVQTVCNEIYVEMRKMSRNLERHDVMLRVNPEVVKALKANSARWLQEMEELTGKTIIVKSDPLLHQEQFDIN
- a CDS encoding dienelactone hydrolase family protein; translated protein: MLYEPQRSGTFPALLVIHGSSGPVSSFVGDYAQQLANFGYIVFFVHYFDATGTSHASYSGIRTHFQTWLTTIADAISFAERHPKVDSQRIGLLGVSLGGFLSLSLASKDSRICTVASLMGGMPDDFISGARQMPPTLLLHGEADSTVPVSEAQKVEALLKRLGTPHELKIYPGQGHSFRGMAQMDALTRTLRFLNRHLKKENATFGLKDLLLSFR
- the rlmB gene encoding 23S rRNA (guanosine(2251)-2'-O)-methyltransferase RlmB, with protein sequence MDVVFGIHAVEEALRARSRSLDHLEVARERHDQRLQSVIDLAREEGVTVRFVPRDQLDRLARSKSHQGAVAVVAAKEYVGLDTLLSSNSSQTFILVLDGIEDPHNLGALIRTADGAGASGVVIPERRSAAVNATVAKTSAGASEHVKVARVVNLARALDELKEKNVWIVGLDERGEKSYDDVDYNMDCAVVLGAEGHGLHDLIRKKCDYLVSIPMAGEVPSLNVSVAGAVVMYEVARQRRAKAQDSTEAKHEKARRGLGS
- the queG gene encoding tRNA epoxyqueuosine(34) reductase QueG, whose protein sequence is MPSSLLLSVQQSATAAGFERVGLAPASHPEMRELDRFADWVDAGYAGEMEYLKRRSESGKYKRSALEEALPWAKSVIVVAMNYNPAAPKSTEPAARTQGWISRYALSPRDYHDTVLGSLRKVEATLIEEQRAAGEEIITRAYVDTGPVLERVYAKYAGIGWIGKNTCIINQELGSWIFLGVIVTSIPYSAFVPDQKLDIAPDRCGRCTRCIDACPTDALIGPHQLDASRCIAYFTIEKRGSIPESVRGNIGRHVFGCDICQDVCPWNRKVPVATNAGFEADASLINPDLSELSQMSAEQFRKRFRGSPISRAKYSGFLRNVAVAMGNSGLQEYIPALERLALSEDSVIAEHAVWALARLRGLNSESQQEETVAAQ